A DNA window from Daucus carota subsp. sativus chromosome 3, DH1 v3.0, whole genome shotgun sequence contains the following coding sequences:
- the LOC108214914 gene encoding cytochrome c-like, producing IPGWLQLFWYSIGRITANKGPNLNGLFGRQSGTTAGYSYSAANKGKAVIWEENTLYDYLLNPKKYIPGTKMVLPGLKKPQERADLIAYLKDATA from the exons ATTCCAGGGTGGCTTCAGCTCTTCTGGTACAGCATCGGGAGAATAACTGCAAACAAAG GACCTAATCTTAATGGGCTTTTTGGAAGACAATCTGGAACAACTGCCGGATATTCCTACTCGGCTGCTAACAAGGGCAAGGCTGTGATCTGGGAAGAGAACACTTTGTATGATTACTTGCTCAACCCCAAGAAG TATATTCCTGGAACTAAGATGGTTTTGCCGGGACTGAAGAAGCCACAGGAACGTGCGGACCTCATCGCATATCTGAAGGATGCTACTGCATAA